The genomic segment GCAAACGTGGGCGGGCGTGTCTGCCACAGTGTCTGCCTACGCCGCggacctgcagcagcgaatagcggaaggcggcggccgcgacaAAGACGACGGCCTTGACCGCATGCTCCAAAACGCGCGTGAGGCGCAGACGGAGAGCAGCGTAGACAACCGTGCTGCTGGCCAGACTCGATATGGCCACATTGaaggcagccgcggcaacgGCCCAGGCTCTCGCATCGCGGTGCAAGCGAGGCCGGTCGGTGCCGCGTCACCAGAGTCGTCGACAGTATACCAAGGGCGAGTACTGCGGCAGAGCGCATCCGAGAGCTCGCCAACGGAGAGCGTcactgcctctgcctcgtctGGTTGGGACTCACCCAGTCGAGCCAGTCCCAGTGCCGCACTTCCTCAAACACAACCGACATCGAGCCGCCCCGTGAACCCGCTCGGTGGAgatgctggtggtggtggtgcctcccctcctgcATCGCAGTCGACGAAGAAGGACGAGTGGTCCTGGGACAACGAGAACTTCTAATGCGCCGTGCAAGTCATGAAAAGGGACCAGGAGTTTGACCGCGTGTTGCTGGTTTGGGTggaacgcacacacacatatatgtgtatgtgcatatACACGTTTTattctcgtgtgtgtgtcgcttccccctctctgcgCCACGTCGCGATCGTCTTCCTCCTGCGGCTGCTCCTTTAGTTTACAGCAGAGCGCGGGCTCTGCAGCAACGCGGTGCGTGCATACATCATGGTGCACATGAAAGGTGGGTTGCGCATGCGCCGGCCGCTGGGTGCACGTCCTCCTACCTCCAAGTCagtgtatgtgtatgcgtgcatgGCCTGCTCGATGTGTTTCATCTCTACTTTGCATATCTCTCCCCGTGTACCCGCGTGTCGTGTAGGGCAGCGATTTCTCCTCTCTGTGTGAACCGTGGCAGCCCCTTCCCCGTTGCTGTCGCGAAAGCCGCTGTTGCCCTCGTCCGTGTGACAGGCATCCGAGTAGTGTATTGAGAAAACAACAAACGGAAAGGCACCGGAGAGGTAACAAGGCACACccgtcctcttcctccaaGTGCTACGAGAgcaaaagaagaagcgccaCAACTGTTGTTCGTGATGATGCAGACGGGCTACGCCGCCTCCGGTGTCGTAGAGACTGGCTGCCTGTGCTCGCAGATGAACAGCCCCCTGTCGTGTGTCCCGTTTGGGAAGCGGCAGACGATAAAGTAGCGAGAGGTGtaccgcagcagcgaaagCCACCCACCCCACATGATCGCGTATTCGGTTCACAGCCATCCCATCACGATATGATGatctacacacacacatgtatgtatatatatatatataaacaTACTTCTGCGCTCTTCTATCATATCACGCTTCTTCTCTTCGCCCTGTGAGCAGCTCATGCGCTGCACTCGTCAAAGTCGGCAGCCATTCATCCATCGGTgtgcacacccacccacacacacacacacgcacgcacgaccAAAACAACAAGAGTATGGTAGGAAGCAGCCACGCTGACGAAGTGGTGGCCCTCagtctctctcgctctctctctgcgcacgTGTACGTCTATGACCTACCCTGAAACACCGACACGGGCACGAgaagcagcacacgcagcagcaccgctaAAGACTGCATTCTTtcctcgctgctgttgcttcTGCTATTCCACGCCTCTGCTCGCCTGTTCTAGTGGGTCACTGTGCGCTTGGCCAAGAAGATGGGCTCACTGTTTCAGCTGCGCGACTTCTGGTACACCTCCTTTCCAGGGGAGGAGTTCAGCCCCTCCGCCATGGTCCTCGCCGACCCAGATGTCAGCAATCTCTTCGACAAGATTGTACTGGGATCCTACCAAGGCATGCTGCGCATTCTGAACCCGAGTGCCACCCAGGGCCCAATGCTGCCCGGCGATGTGCTACTTGAAAAGAAGTACGACAAACCTATCCTGCAGCTGGATTGCGGCCCTTTCCGCCCCTTCAAATCTGGCGTGCCGCCCAACATTCTGGCAGTGCTCTTTCCGCGCACGCTCATGTTCCTCGAGATTgccgcgcacggcagcgacaacgcGAATGCGATGAACGCGCCGAACCCGAcgagcagcgacgccgccggcaaCGAGCTCGCTGCGGAGGTGACGTCGTCGTCCACCGCggacgcgcagctgccccACCGCTCcccgcacggcagcagctccaaTGTGCCGGACGCCTTCTCGTCGCTCAAGGAGCTCGGCGCCTTCTACACCCTAACGGTTCAGCGCGAGGCTCACCTTCAGTCTACTGCCTACAACTTTGCCTGTGGCTGCTTCGGCAACAGCGACTACAAAATGGTCTGTGTTCAGTCGATGGATGGCTTGCTGACGATTCTGGACTACGGCGGCGTGCTATACCGCACTTTTTTGCCGCAGAATCAATTTCTTATTCCCGGCCCGATGCAGTACAGCATGCACCGCGATGCCCTGCTGACGTGCAACATGTCCATGTTTCTGTTAAGCTACAGCTTCAGCTCTCTGGTCTTGAACAGTACCGCGGAagatgtggcggcggcggcggcgacgacggcgggcGCCGTGGCCGCAAGTCGCTCCTCCAGCCTTTGCCCGCTGTGGACATTCAATCTGGGCGAGGACGCGGTCGACATCGCCGTATGCCGGCTTACGCGTGGATTGACGCGTGAGGAGGCCGACGTGGTGGTTCTTTGCACCTCGGTCTTGTACGTGctgagcgagagcggcgagccGCGCATGCTCCGTCGACTTGACGTGGAGGCGTCGACCCTGTGCGTATACTCGCTGCCAGGCATCCCGTACGACAACCTACTCGTCGGAACCTTCAACGGTCTTGTGCAAGTTTACTCGGACGCGGAGCTGCAGTGgagcgccgctgtcgccagtggcgccgcgccgctgcagctcacgGTCGCGACGCTGTGCGGCGTTGAAGGCATGATTGTAAATCTGGCCTCCGACAGCTCCCTTAGCATCAACTACCTTGGCACCGACCCCGTCGATCACCTACCGGAGTCGCTGGAGACGAAGTCCATCCCCTACACAGAGATTGTGAACGACCTGAAGCAGTATGAGCAGCTCATTCGTGAGTGCTCGGGCAATGCTGCAAGCGCTACtgaggacggcgacgaggatgaccCGCTCGCCATCCCCGCCATGTCGCTGTCGTCCACGGGTGGAAAACGCACAAAGAAACGTGGTGCCGGCaaagcggaggagggggcagcgtCGTCAGGCATCCagacggcagcaccgccgagtCCCAGCAATGCCGCTGTCGCGACGTCACTATCCATCACAAGCGCGTTTTCGAGCCTGAGCACCACTGACAACAGCGCCGAGCTCACCGTCACGCTGCAGACGTTCCATAACCACGTCGAGGCGGTCTCTCTCGTGCTGCAGGCTGTACCGCCACTGCTGGTGACGCCGTCTCAGTGCGTCATCGAGCAGATTACGCCAGAGAGCAGTGTTCAGCGCACCTTCACGGCCCGCGCCCTTCAGAACAGGGACCTGATCATTCCCTCATCGCTGGATGTGGTGGTTGTAGCGGTGTACCGCGGTCAACGACGCGAGTACGAGACGGTGCAACacgtggcgctggcgcccCTCCCACTGGTGGCTCGCCCCGTCGCCCCTATCAAGAACACGGCGTTTTCGATGCAGCTCAATACCGACCAGAcccagccgccgtcgctcaTCGACGTGTTTGCGGACATGGCCCCTCTCGGACATGTGACGGTGAACGTCCTGTCGCTGCACTACCTGAACGGCGCGGATGCAACGGTGCTCGTGTCCAAGAATGCGGCGCGCTTTAAGCTGCAGGGATCCACGATGGAGGGGTTGTGGCTGCTTGCTGCGGAGCTCACGCGACGCGTACGActctgctgcggtggcgccgctgcattGAAGCTCGAGGTCCCGGATGATCTGCCGGTGCCTGACTTCCTCGCGGTGGTGGACACGCACTGGGCGATTCGGCGGGAAATGGtggccgcctcggcggcgctcgacgacgctgccgcactTTTCCGCGCCGTGGAGAAGCGACTGCTGGCGCGCTTCCGCGACCGCAGCCCAGCTGACGCGACGGCGTTGGGCGTGCTCTTACAAGAAGGCTACAAGCTGCTCCGGGAGAGGGCAGACGCAGTGACGCGGGCAAAGACACGTTTGCGACAGGCCTCGGCCATGCTGAACTGCTGCGCGCAGCTTTTCTGGTTCTGTCTGGAGATCAAATCTCCACCGCTTGCCCCGCAAGACGCGGAGACCCTTTCGACGCTGTTCCGCTGCTCCGTCGCTGATGAAAACGACGGAGGCTGGGAGGAGGTaacggaggcggtgctggcaAAGGTGCTGAACGTGAAGGCAAAGAAGGTGCCTAGTAACACGCTCGAGCTGTCCACCAGTACCGCGAACTTAAAGAAGCACATTGGAACGCTAATACGTATGGTACAGTCTGGCCAGAAGCTCGGTTCCGCAGCACAAGGTGGAGGGGCTTGAACGCACTCTGGGTAGGAATGCAATGGctactccccccccctccccccaagACGACAGTCCTCGCGGTGCCATTTCGGACGCCTAGCGGTGTGGAACCGAGTGCCCCTTATCGAACCCCACTcaccctcccttcctccctcctcccgaCGCCTCCTCGCCAGCGTCTGCCGCAGGGCGCACGTTTTGGAGCTTCGGTAATAGAGGAATGAAAAACGGCGGTGGGTCCTTGTGCCTGATGGGGCGTCTGCAGTTGTCGTTGCGGATGTCGACATTTGTATgttgatatatatatatgtgtgtgtgtgtgttcgggTCTTGCTCGGCATGACCTTTTATGCATTCTCTGCGCCGCTCGACCGGCGTTTTCACGCCCTCGGGCCCTTCCATCGATGACGTGATGTATCCCTCTTCGGGCGTGCCTGCGCTGGGTCAGGAGCGTGCGTGTACGGTGTCATCCCTCTCACTCTTTCGATCAAGTCGAGAACGTGAACGGCACACCCCAACTGAAGAGGAAAGAGGTGATGGCTCAGAGACAGAGAGGTCACCGCCGACTCTGCATCCATGCTGCCTGTTATTGCTGCTTCGTGGGAGTAGCCCTTGACAGGTGTGGATCACCGTCGGACACCCTCTCTCCGCCCctgccaaaaaaaaaacgaacgCAAGCGTGCTGACACCGAAGACAGGCAAGGGGCTCCCAAGACGGTGCGAGGAATTCGCTCTGCGGTCATGTGCAGCTTCCTTTGCTGAACGCAGTTCCACAGGTTTGCTGAAACGACGACTTGAAgtcgccgccccccccccacacacacacaccgtccCCTCCCATTCACGTGCTTCAAGGAGGACGTGCGTATCCTTCTTGTCACGGATGTGAATCCGCGGTTTCTATTCTAGCGGACATGCATTTCCAAGGCGCCTTTCTTCCCCTTTCTTGTGTGATGTGCTTGCGTGCTTCTCTGGCCCGCGGTGGATGGTGTGTTTGTGTACGTGCGGGTCTCTGTGTATCTGGGTGCACAAAACGCTTGTGCCAACGCCGATGTGAGCCTGCTACACCAGTTATGTGCGGTGGACGGTATCATTCGTACATACGGGTCCGCACACgcaagagaaaacaaaaaagaaacaagGACTCGAGAGGCGTGCAGCCATACAAGTGCACCGTAAACGGTCTTTTGTAGTGTAGCAGGGCGGACACGGGCGTACTGGGCGGTTGGCGGTCAACCGCCGccctcttgtgtgtgtgtgtgtctctctctctccctctgccgGTACGCTGAACCTACACTTCTGGTGTAGTCCAGCCCCGATGGGTGGGCCACCGGGGTCACAGGTGGCGCAGAAGAAATCAAACCGACCACGGAACAAAGAACAGGAGGGTGTAAGCAAAAATGGTGCCAGCGCCAaggaagcagcggcgctcgcctCTTCCAATGGCTGTGGCGTCACAGCTACGCaggctgcggcgtcgtcgtcaccgtTTCAGCCACCACGCCAGCCTAACGTCTACACCGactgcgcgccgctgcgagaGCTGTACGACCAAGTTCGAGTGAGTGAATGTGGCTCCCACGGTAGCAGTGTCAGGGGCGGTGCTGGTCGACACCGAAGGCGGGAGGAGAAAAGGCGCCCCTTCACGCTTCAACAATCCTTCAACGAGTTGCCGTACCCGCGTGGGATAATGAATAACAGCAACTTCTGCTTCATGAATTCGATGCTGCAGGCACTCATGTTCATACCCTCCTTTGCGCAACTGACCGTCTCCGTCAGCTGTGATGCGCAGGCACGCCAGCTGTGCCCGACCCTGGTGACCCTTGGAAAGTGGACACTTCAGTACTGGAAGCCCGGTTTCACGCGGCTAGCGATGATAGCCCCAACGTTGATGCCACGCGTGCCTGCTGGCGCCAACAACAGTAACAGCGGCGCTCCTCGGTCGGCCGTGGTGCCCGCCTCGCAGCGGATCCTTGACGGCTCTGTGCAGGAGGATGCGCAGGAGTTTCTGCAGAAGTTGCTGGAGCGTGTGCATGAAGAGCTGGTGGGTCTCGAGGAAGCGTTTCAGCAGGCCGACGCCTCTGAAGCGGCTACGGAGAGTGAAATGGGGTCGATTGGCCCTGCTGCCACGGCGAGCACCgccagtggtggtggccgcacCGATGCTCCGGACGACGCCACCACCTCGACCTTTCCCAAGAAGGGCTGGACCTTTGTGAAGGGAAAGGAGAAACTGGCGGTGCGGGAGCACGAGGATACGCGAGGGCAGTCAAAACTGCTCTCAAGTATCTTTGGCGGAACGCTGGAGAGCCACTTGCAAGggaagcagcgccagcgaAACCGCGTGTCAGTGCTCATCGAGAGGTACTACTGTCTCCCCGTCGACGTTGGCTTTGCGCCGGAGTGTACTGTTGAGCAAGCTCTCGAGCGCACCTTCATGACAGAGCGCATTTATGACAGCGAGCACGAGAAAAACCTCAAGAAGAcgctccgcctcggccaTCTACCCTCCATTCTttttctgcagctgcgccgctgggcCGTGACGCGCGAGGGCGAGCTCGTGAAGCTCGACAATGTTGTGCGTGTCACGCGCACCTTGCTGATTCCTCGTACTATCTGCGCTGATGATACACTTGGCAACACCGAGCGAATGTACCGTCTCCTGTCGGTTGTGTGCCACCGCGGTGACGCCGTTAGTCGGGGGCACTATGTCACCTACTTGATGCACCACGCTGCGACCCCAGCTGCCCTGAAGGTGCAGGCGAGTGAGCCGGGAAACAAGGATACTGCAATCCTGCGCTCGCCGCCTGGCGCGGCGACAGTGATTCTCTGCAATGACGCCAACATTTCCGTGTGTCCAGCAAAGAACATGGAGAAGGAGACCGTGTACTTTCTCGTCTACCAGAAGACAAGCTGATGTCCCCTTTCCCCGCTTGCCGCAAACCCTCTAACCTTGAACAACAACAGTTGtacttttttgttgtttttgttATCTTgtgtgcttttttttttgcgatGGCTGTTGTGTTTGTTGCGCGTCGCGTACGTGTCTGTGCTCGTCGCTGTCCAACTGTGGTGTGGACg from the Leishmania major strain Friedlin complete genome, chromosome 32 genome contains:
- a CDS encoding putative ubiquitin hydrolase, producing MNNSNFCFMNSMLQALMFIPSFAQLTVSVSCDAQARQLCPTLVTLGKWTLQYWKPGFTRLAMIAPTLMPRVPAGANNSNSGAPRSAVVPASQRILDGSVQEDAQEFLQKLLERVHEELVGLEEAFQQADASEAATESEMGSIGPAATASTASGGGRTDAPDDATTSTFPKKGWTFVKGKEKLAVREHEDTRGQSKLLSSIFGGTLESHLQGKQRQRNRVSVLIERYYCLPVDVGFAPECTVEQALERTFMTERIYDSEHEKNLKKTLRLGHLPSILFLQLRRWAVTREGELVKLDNVVRVTRTLLIPRTICADDTLGNTERMYRLLSVVCHRGDAVSRGHYVTYLMHHAATPAALKVQASEPGNKDTAILRSPPGAATVILCNDANISVCPAKNMEKETVYFLVYQKTS